The following are encoded together in the Vespa velutina chromosome 3, iVesVel2.1, whole genome shotgun sequence genome:
- the LOC124947811 gene encoding ras-related protein Rab-39B isoform X1, translating to MVEPIFDYQFRLILIGDSTVGKSSLLKYFTDGKFAELSDPTVGVDFFARLIEVKDGTRIKLQLWDTAGQERFRLYYFYFRSITKSYYRNSVGALLVYDVCNRTSFEHIPQWMMEARRHIEPHRPVFALVGCKLDLVTNGGRREVSKEEARAFADQHGVHHIETSAKTGVNVEEAFRTVTQEVYNRIQTGEYKVEDGWDGIKTGFARPGGLDFNLVEAEPAKSSCC from the exons ATGGTGGAGCCAATTTTTGATTATCAATTTCGGCTAATACTGATTGGCGACAGTACGGTCGGGAAGAGTTCGCTCCTGAAATATTTCACCGATGGGAAGTTCGCAGAG cTCTCAGACCCAACAGTCGGTGTAGACTTTTTTGCACGCTTAATTGAAGTTAAAGATGGTAcaagaataaaattacaacTATGGGATACAGCTGGACAAGAAAGATTTAG attatattatttttactttaggTCTATAACAAAGTCTTACTACAGAAATTCTGTTGGAGCACTACTTGTATATGATGTATGCAACAGAACTAGCTTTGAACATATTCCTCAATGGATGATGGAAGCACGTAGGCACATTGAACCGCATCGTCCTGTATTTGCATTGGTAGGTTGTAAATTGGATCTGGTAACAAATGGTGGCAGAAGAGAAgtatcgaaagaagaagctaGAGCTTTTGCTGATCAGCATGGTGTACATCATATAGAAACTAGTGCAAAGACAGGGGTCAATGTTGAAGAAGCATTTCGAACAGTTACTCAAGAAGTTTATAATAGAATACAGACTGGTGAATATAAAGTAGAAGATGGTTGGGATGGTATTAAAACTGGATTTGCTAGACCCGGTGgtttagattttaatttagTTGAAGCAGAACCTGCAAAGTCTTCGTGTTGTTAA
- the LOC124947811 gene encoding ras-related protein Rab-39B isoform X2, giving the protein MVEPIFDYQFRLILIGDSTVGKSSLLKYFTDGKFAELSDPTVGVDFFARLIEVKDGTRIKLQLWDTAGQERFRSITKSYYRNSVGALLVYDVCNRTSFEHIPQWMMEARRHIEPHRPVFALVGCKLDLVTNGGRREVSKEEARAFADQHGVHHIETSAKTGVNVEEAFRTVTQEVYNRIQTGEYKVEDGWDGIKTGFARPGGLDFNLVEAEPAKSSCC; this is encoded by the exons ATGGTGGAGCCAATTTTTGATTATCAATTTCGGCTAATACTGATTGGCGACAGTACGGTCGGGAAGAGTTCGCTCCTGAAATATTTCACCGATGGGAAGTTCGCAGAG cTCTCAGACCCAACAGTCGGTGTAGACTTTTTTGCACGCTTAATTGAAGTTAAAGATGGTAcaagaataaaattacaacTATGGGATACAGCTGGACAAGAAAGATTTAG gTCTATAACAAAGTCTTACTACAGAAATTCTGTTGGAGCACTACTTGTATATGATGTATGCAACAGAACTAGCTTTGAACATATTCCTCAATGGATGATGGAAGCACGTAGGCACATTGAACCGCATCGTCCTGTATTTGCATTGGTAGGTTGTAAATTGGATCTGGTAACAAATGGTGGCAGAAGAGAAgtatcgaaagaagaagctaGAGCTTTTGCTGATCAGCATGGTGTACATCATATAGAAACTAGTGCAAAGACAGGGGTCAATGTTGAAGAAGCATTTCGAACAGTTACTCAAGAAGTTTATAATAGAATACAGACTGGTGAATATAAAGTAGAAGATGGTTGGGATGGTATTAAAACTGGATTTGCTAGACCCGGTGgtttagattttaatttagTTGAAGCAGAACCTGCAAAGTCTTCGTGTTGTTAA